In a single window of the Hydrogenobaculum sp. 3684 genome:
- the thrS gene encoding threonine--tRNA ligase yields the protein MKIVFNNQEYDLQEGIVGIELLKALNLDSKDIIGISIDGIIYDLQTPIYHGGTLKPITKQDKESLDILRHSLAHIMAQALKEIYGDEKVHLGIGPTTEDGFFYDVEVEGHHIGEEDLKIIEDKMREIIKRSLDIKRKELSREEALKFFENKKEVYKLDIINSLPNDARISVYEQGEFVDLCRGPHIPNTALAGAFKLSSIAGAYWRGDASKPMLQRIYGIAFWTEKELEERLKLYEEAKKRDHRRLGKELELFTIDEQVGPGLIIWLPKGAILRQVVEDYLKEKHRALNYQFVYTPHVGKSTLWETSGHLSYYKENMFPEMKIEEESYYVKPMNCPFHMAIYKSKIRSHKELPIKIAELGTVYRYEMSGVLHGLMRVRGFTQDDAHIFCKEEDVKSVIKETLELAFDVLKDFGFSDYQIFISTKPKDAIGTEENWRISEEALKEALEALDKNYEIDEGGGAFYGPKIDIKIKDAIGRFWQCSTIQFDFNLPERFDLTYVGEDNKKHRPYIIHRALLGSIERFTGVLIEHYAGHLPIWLSPIQAAIIPIADRHLDYAKEVFELLKARNIRAYIDDRPERMNAKIRDNELQKIPILLVVGDKEVQEKSLSVRSKNEEFQGVMNVYDFIEKLKTAIQNKR from the coding sequence ATGAAAATAGTATTTAACAATCAAGAATACGATTTACAAGAAGGTATAGTTGGTATTGAGCTTTTAAAAGCTTTAAACTTAGATTCAAAAGATATTATAGGAATATCTATAGACGGTATTATCTACGATCTTCAAACACCAATATACCACGGTGGAACGTTAAAACCTATAACGAAACAAGACAAAGAAAGCTTAGACATACTAAGGCATTCTTTAGCACATATTATGGCACAAGCCCTAAAAGAAATATACGGAGATGAAAAAGTACATCTTGGGATAGGACCAACCACCGAGGATGGTTTTTTCTACGATGTAGAAGTAGAAGGGCATCACATAGGCGAAGAAGATTTAAAGATCATAGAAGATAAAATGAGAGAGATAATAAAAAGAAGCTTAGATATTAAAAGAAAAGAACTTTCAAGGGAAGAGGCTCTGAAGTTTTTTGAAAACAAAAAAGAAGTTTATAAGTTAGACATAATAAATTCTTTGCCAAACGATGCACGAATAAGTGTATACGAACAAGGAGAATTTGTAGATTTATGTAGAGGGCCGCATATTCCAAACACAGCATTGGCTGGGGCTTTTAAACTCAGTTCTATAGCTGGTGCTTATTGGAGAGGGGATGCATCAAAACCAATGCTACAAAGAATATACGGCATAGCCTTTTGGACGGAAAAAGAACTTGAAGAAAGGCTAAAACTTTACGAAGAAGCCAAAAAAAGAGACCATAGAAGATTAGGGAAGGAGCTTGAGCTTTTTACAATAGATGAACAAGTGGGTCCAGGGCTTATAATTTGGCTTCCAAAAGGTGCCATACTACGACAGGTGGTAGAGGACTATCTTAAAGAAAAGCATAGAGCTTTAAATTATCAGTTTGTATATACACCTCACGTAGGAAAATCAACACTTTGGGAAACAAGTGGACATCTTAGCTATTACAAAGAAAACATGTTTCCAGAAATGAAGATTGAAGAAGAATCTTATTATGTAAAACCTATGAATTGTCCTTTTCATATGGCTATATACAAATCAAAGATAAGAAGTCACAAGGAGCTTCCTATTAAAATAGCTGAGCTTGGTACTGTCTATAGATACGAAATGTCAGGAGTTTTACATGGACTGATGAGAGTAAGAGGTTTTACCCAAGATGATGCACATATTTTTTGCAAAGAAGAAGATGTAAAAAGTGTGATAAAAGAAACGCTTGAACTAGCTTTTGATGTGTTGAAAGATTTTGGCTTTTCAGACTATCAAATATTTATATCCACAAAACCAAAAGATGCCATAGGCACGGAAGAAAACTGGAGAATATCGGAAGAGGCTTTAAAAGAAGCTTTAGAAGCCCTTGATAAAAATTACGAAATAGACGAAGGCGGTGGTGCTTTTTACGGTCCTAAGATAGATATAAAAATAAAAGATGCTATAGGTAGATTCTGGCAGTGCTCTACCATACAGTTTGATTTTAATCTTCCGGAGCGTTTTGATCTTACCTACGTAGGAGAAGACAACAAAAAACATAGACCATACATAATACATAGAGCCTTGCTTGGTTCTATAGAAAGATTTACAGGTGTTTTGATAGAACATTATGCAGGCCACTTACCAATTTGGCTTTCTCCTATACAAGCTGCTATAATACCTATAGCCGATAGACATTTAGATTATGCCAAAGAAGTTTTTGAGCTTTTAAAAGCCCGAAACATTAGAGCCTATATAGACGATAGACCAGAAAGAAT